DNA from Nocardioides seonyuensis:
CACGGCGGAGTTTTCGCCCGGCCGTCCGGCCGGTGTGGCCGGGGTCCCCTCGGAGTGGTCTGCGAGACTTGGCTGCATGCGAGTCTCGACCAGGTCCGACTACGCCCTGCGGGCGTTGATCGAGATCGCGTCGCGCGACGAGCCGGGCCCACTCAGTGCCGACGCGATCGGCAAGGCCCAGGACATCCCGCACGGGTTCCTCCAGGCGATCCTCGCCGACCTGCGCAAGGCCGACATCCTGGTCTCCCAGCGAGGTCCCTCCGGCGGTTGGCGGTTCGCCAGGAGCCCGGCGGACGTCAGCATCGCCGACGTCATCCGAGCCGTCGACGGTCCGCTGGTCTCGGTCTACGGCCTGCGACCCGAGGCGGTCGACTACAAGGAGTCGGCTGCCAGCCTGAAGCCGGTGTGGATCGCCGCCCGCCGCGCCCTGCGCGAGGTCTTCGAGCAGGTCAACATCACCCAGCTCGCCGAGGGCAACCTGCCGTCCAGCATCGGCGCGCTCATCGCCGACGAGGACGCCTGGCAACCGCACTGACGCCGGCTCACCGCGTCAGGCGACGAGCTTCCAGGCCTTCCGTCGCGTCCTGGCCTCGCGCTCTCGCACGGCGATGCCCGCCACTGCGGCGGCGATCCCGTCTGCGACGACGTGCACCCGGTGCGGCTTCACCAGGCCCGTCCATGCGGAGGGGAGCTCCGGCGAGCTCGTGAGCAGGTGGACGCGCATCCCCATCAGGCCGTCGAGGGCGAGCGCCGCCTGGTCGGCCTGCGCGCGGAAGAAGCGGGGCTGGCTGATGAAGGCATCGGAGCGGAGCTTGAAGGCCCGCCGGCCGACCTTGGCCCAGGAGCCCTCGACGTCCCTGCGCCTGAGGCCGGCCGACTTGTGTGCGCGCCGGATCTCGAGGTCGGCACGGTCCAGGTCGCCCTGGCCCACGTCGGGGAGCAGGAGGCCTGCCCGGGCGAGGTCCGAGCGGAGCTCGTCGTCGAGCGTGACGGTGGCGGGTCCGATGTGGAGGAACACGTTGTACTTGGCCATGGCCCCAGCGTGCGGGGCCCAGGTGTCGTACGAGGGTCGACGAGATGAACTGTCTGGCTCAGAGAGCAGCCAGCCAGTCGACGAGCGGCTTGAGGGCGCGCCAGTCGGCGCGGACCTCGTCGAGCACGTCGGGGGTGTGGATCACCGGCTCGAAGCCGATCAGGCGTCCCGCGAAGAGCTGCTTGTGACGGAGCAGGTCGATGCGCGGGTGGTCCTTGTCGTAGCCGCGCG
Protein-coding regions in this window:
- a CDS encoding RrF2 family transcriptional regulator — its product is MRVSTRSDYALRALIEIASRDEPGPLSADAIGKAQDIPHGFLQAILADLRKADILVSQRGPSGGWRFARSPADVSIADVIRAVDGPLVSVYGLRPEAVDYKESAASLKPVWIAARRALREVFEQVNITQLAEGNLPSSIGALIADEDAWQPH